The following are encoded in a window of Shewanella psychrotolerans genomic DNA:
- the fadI gene encoding acetyl-CoA C-acyltransferase FadI, producing MSDLQQVTNAKGDRIAIVMGLRTPFAKQATAFHGVSALDMGKMVVNELLSRSELDPKEIEQLVYGQVVQMPAAPNIAREIVLGTGMNVATDAYSVTRACATSFQSTVNVAESIMTGNIEIGIAGGADSSSVLPIGVSKKLAHALVDLNKARSFGQKFAIFRRIGLKDLLPVPPAVAEYSTGLSMGQTAEQMAKTYNISRADQDALAHRSHSLATDTWNSGHLREEVMTAHVPPYKSFIDRDNNIRENSSIESYAKLRPAFDRKHGSVTAANSTPLTDGASAVLLMSESRAKALGYQPIGYIKSYAFTAIDVWQDMLMGPSYATPLALKRAGMELEDLTLIEMHEAFAAQTLANMQMFASKKFAEEKLGRNRAIGEIDMSKFNVLGGSLAYGHPFAATGTRLITQVCRELKRRGGGTGLATACAAGGLGAAMIVEVE from the coding sequence ATGAGTGATTTACAGCAAGTAACCAATGCAAAAGGCGATCGCATTGCGATTGTGATGGGGCTTCGGACCCCTTTTGCTAAGCAGGCCACTGCATTTCATGGTGTTTCGGCATTGGATATGGGGAAAATGGTGGTCAATGAGTTGCTATCTCGCTCTGAACTTGACCCTAAAGAGATTGAGCAGTTGGTGTATGGCCAAGTCGTACAGATGCCAGCAGCGCCTAATATTGCCCGGGAAATCGTACTTGGTACAGGTATGAATGTTGCGACCGATGCTTACAGTGTGACTCGTGCCTGTGCTACTAGTTTTCAGTCAACGGTGAATGTCGCCGAATCTATCATGACGGGAAATATTGAGATTGGTATAGCGGGTGGCGCGGACTCATCATCGGTATTGCCCATTGGCGTGTCGAAAAAGCTGGCTCATGCACTGGTTGATCTCAATAAGGCCCGCAGCTTTGGTCAAAAGTTCGCCATCTTTAGACGCATAGGTTTAAAAGACTTGTTACCTGTTCCACCTGCGGTTGCTGAATATTCAACTGGGTTATCTATGGGGCAAACCGCAGAGCAGATGGCTAAGACCTACAATATCAGCCGCGCCGATCAAGATGCACTCGCACATCGCTCTCACTCTTTAGCCACTGATACTTGGAATTCGGGGCATTTGCGTGAGGAGGTGATGACAGCGCATGTACCTCCATATAAATCTTTTATCGATCGTGATAACAATATTCGTGAAAACTCATCTATCGAGTCGTATGCCAAATTGAGACCTGCATTCGATCGTAAACACGGCTCTGTTACTGCGGCTAACAGTACGCCATTGACTGACGGTGCTTCAGCGGTGCTGCTAATGAGTGAAAGCCGTGCTAAGGCCTTGGGTTATCAACCGATTGGTTACATAAAGAGTTACGCGTTTACTGCCATTGATGTATGGCAAGATATGTTGATGGGTCCATCGTACGCGACGCCACTTGCACTAAAACGCGCAGGAATGGAGCTTGAAGATTTAACCCTGATTGAAATGCACGAAGCGTTCGCAGCCCAAACACTGGCCAATATGCAGATGTTTGCTTCTAAAAAGTTTGCAGAGGAAAAGCTCGGTCGTAACCGCGCCATTGGCGAAATTGATATGAGTAAATTCAATGTACTCGGTGGCTCACTTGCTTATGGTCATCCGTTTGCGGCAACGGGTACACGTTTGATCACTCAGGTGTGTCGTGAGCTTAAACGTCGCGGTGGTGGTACTGGGTTGGCAACGGCCTGTGCGGCTGGTGGTCTTGGCGCAGCAATGATTGTAGAAGTGGAGTGA
- the fadJ gene encoding fatty acid oxidation complex subunit alpha FadJ — MEKSFSLNRLENGIAVLTMDVPGETMNTLRAEFGPEICEMLAEIKADPQIRGIVLVSGKKDSFVAGADISMLAACQTADDARELSKQGHEVFFALESLNIPVVAAIHGACLGGGLELALACHQRVCTDSPKTMMGVPEVQLGLLPGGGGTQRLPRLVGISAALDMMLTGKQLRPKQALKMGLVNDVVPESILLQTAIEMALAGKKTQPKRKTSIVNRLLEGTPVGRNIIFDQALKQVNKKTQGNYPAPAKIIDCVRQGMTKGMVVGLDAEANHFGDLVISAESEALRSIFFATTEMKKESGAGDVQPKPVKKVMVLGGGLMGGGIASVTTTKAKIPARVKDINETGLSNALAYAYKLLDKGVKRRHMTPAARDNLMSLMTTTTEYKGIKDADIVVEAVFEDLALKHQMVKDVERECNEDTIFASNTSSLPISQIAEAAERPENVIGLHYFSPVEKMPLVEVIAHKKTSAETIATTVAFARKQGKTPIVVQDGAGFYVNRILALYMNEAANLLLEGQSVEHLDKALVQFGFPVGPMTLLDEVGIDVGAKISPILEKELGERFKAPAAFDKLLADDRKGRKNGKGFYQYGSKSKKKLVDETVYSVLGLTPSSAGDMKELAQRCVVQMLNEAVRCLEEGIIASARDGDIGAIFGIGFPPFLGGPFRYIDTLGADKLVETLNQYANVHGERFKPCDRLVEMATAGTRFHD; from the coding sequence ATGGAAAAGAGTTTTAGTTTAAATCGTCTAGAAAATGGTATTGCCGTGCTCACCATGGATGTCCCCGGCGAAACAATGAATACCCTACGGGCCGAGTTTGGCCCTGAGATTTGTGAGATGCTTGCCGAAATTAAGGCAGATCCACAGATCCGTGGCATTGTACTGGTTTCTGGCAAAAAAGATTCATTTGTTGCTGGTGCTGATATCTCAATGTTAGCAGCATGTCAGACCGCCGATGATGCTAGAGAGCTTTCAAAACAGGGACACGAAGTGTTCTTTGCCTTGGAGTCTCTCAATATCCCCGTTGTAGCAGCGATTCACGGGGCCTGTTTAGGAGGTGGCTTGGAGCTAGCGTTAGCATGTCATCAACGAGTCTGCACCGATAGCCCTAAAACCATGATGGGTGTACCGGAAGTACAACTTGGCTTGTTACCTGGCGGTGGCGGTACTCAGCGTCTGCCTCGTTTGGTGGGGATCAGCGCAGCGCTGGATATGATGTTAACCGGTAAGCAACTACGCCCTAAGCAAGCGCTCAAAATGGGCTTAGTCAATGATGTGGTTCCTGAGTCCATTTTATTGCAAACGGCGATTGAGATGGCGCTGGCAGGTAAGAAAACACAACCAAAGCGTAAGACTAGTATTGTTAATCGTTTACTTGAAGGCACGCCGGTTGGACGAAATATCATTTTCGATCAAGCGTTAAAGCAGGTTAACAAGAAGACCCAAGGAAACTATCCCGCACCGGCTAAGATCATCGATTGTGTTCGACAAGGGATGACCAAAGGTATGGTGGTCGGCTTAGATGCGGAAGCCAATCATTTTGGCGACTTGGTTATTTCTGCTGAATCTGAAGCGCTTCGCAGTATCTTTTTTGCGACCACAGAGATGAAAAAGGAGTCGGGCGCAGGTGATGTTCAGCCCAAACCCGTTAAGAAGGTGATGGTGCTAGGTGGTGGATTAATGGGGGGGGGCATTGCCTCGGTGACCACCACTAAAGCGAAAATTCCTGCAAGGGTTAAAGATATCAACGAAACTGGTTTAAGTAATGCGCTAGCTTATGCATATAAATTGCTCGATAAAGGGGTTAAGCGCCGCCATATGACGCCCGCCGCGCGTGATAATTTGATGTCATTGATGACCACGACAACCGAATATAAAGGGATTAAAGATGCCGATATCGTTGTTGAAGCGGTATTTGAAGACTTAGCGCTTAAGCATCAGATGGTTAAAGATGTAGAAAGAGAGTGTAATGAGGATACCATTTTTGCATCTAACACCTCTTCACTACCTATCTCGCAAATTGCAGAAGCTGCAGAACGTCCAGAAAATGTGATTGGTTTGCATTATTTCTCTCCTGTGGAAAAAATGCCATTGGTAGAGGTTATTGCCCATAAGAAGACCTCGGCCGAGACCATTGCCACTACCGTCGCTTTCGCCCGTAAGCAGGGGAAGACACCAATCGTGGTGCAAGATGGCGCTGGTTTTTATGTTAATCGTATCTTAGCGCTGTATATGAATGAAGCCGCTAATCTGTTGCTAGAAGGGCAGAGTGTTGAGCATCTTGATAAAGCACTGGTTCAATTTGGTTTCCCTGTCGGGCCAATGACTTTGCTTGACGAAGTCGGTATCGATGTGGGGGCCAAGATCTCGCCAATATTGGAGAAAGAGCTGGGTGAGCGCTTTAAGGCTCCAGCTGCGTTTGACAAATTATTGGCTGATGATCGTAAAGGTCGTAAAAACGGCAAAGGTTTCTATCAATACGGTAGTAAGTCGAAGAAAAAGTTGGTCGATGAAACCGTCTACAGCGTTTTAGGGTTAACCCCCTCTTCTGCTGGTGATATGAAAGAGCTAGCTCAGCGCTGTGTTGTGCAGATGTTGAATGAGGCGGTGCGCTGTCTGGAGGAGGGGATCATTGCTTCTGCTCGTGACGGCGATATAGGCGCAATTTTTGGCATAGGTTTCCCACCGTTCCTAGGTGGTCCCTTCCGTTATATAGATACTTTAGGTGCTGATAAGCTGGTTGAGACATTAAATCAGTATGCCAATGTTCATGGCGAGCGCTTTAAACCTTGTGACCGACTTGTCGAGATGGCGACCGCTGGTACTCGATTTCACGATTAA
- a CDS encoding vWA domain-containing protein — protein sequence MFTIAWAWLLLLLPLPLIFKRAQTEQVQVSGHLQMPGVADSGAVGHSKSSRISQVPQWIIWTLLVFAVARPLWVGDVIELPSKGRDLMLAVDLSGSMQIEDMVLNDKPIDRFTMVQHVMSDFIERRKGDKLGLILFADHAYLQAPLTQDRRSVAQFLSEAQIGLVGKQTAIGEAIALGVKRFDKAEESNRVLILLTDGSNNSGSISPEQAAAIAAKRGITIYTIGVGADVMERRTLFGRERVNPSMDLDEAQLTKLATTTNGRYFRARNSAELDQIYQEIDKLEPTNSDQLTYRPQSELFYYPLAAALLISVLQMLLRLPFISSRLIFNKRGAL from the coding sequence ATGTTCACAATAGCGTGGGCTTGGTTACTCCTGTTATTGCCACTACCGCTAATATTTAAACGCGCCCAGACTGAGCAGGTTCAAGTGAGTGGTCATCTACAAATGCCTGGCGTTGCCGATTCTGGGGCCGTTGGTCACAGTAAAAGCTCACGGATAAGTCAAGTTCCACAATGGATCATATGGACACTATTAGTTTTTGCTGTCGCTCGTCCACTTTGGGTTGGTGACGTGATAGAGCTGCCTAGCAAAGGCCGCGACTTAATGCTCGCGGTTGATTTATCGGGCAGTATGCAGATTGAAGATATGGTATTAAATGATAAACCCATCGATCGTTTCACCATGGTTCAACACGTCATGAGCGATTTTATCGAACGGCGAAAAGGCGACAAATTAGGCCTAATTCTATTTGCCGATCATGCTTACCTGCAGGCCCCTTTGACTCAAGATCGACGCTCTGTCGCCCAATTTTTATCTGAAGCACAAATTGGCTTGGTCGGTAAACAGACGGCGATAGGCGAAGCGATTGCCCTTGGTGTAAAGCGCTTCGATAAAGCCGAGGAGAGTAATCGAGTATTGATTCTATTAACTGACGGCTCAAACAATTCAGGATCTATCTCTCCAGAACAAGCCGCAGCGATCGCAGCCAAGCGTGGCATCACCATCTATACCATAGGTGTTGGCGCAGATGTCATGGAAAGACGAACCCTGTTTGGCCGCGAGCGAGTCAACCCCTCAATGGATCTTGATGAGGCCCAGTTAACCAAGTTAGCAACCACAACCAACGGCCGTTACTTTCGTGCTCGTAATTCAGCCGAGTTAGACCAAATTTATCAAGAGATAGACAAACTCGAGCCGACCAATAGCGATCAGCTAACTTATCGTCCGCAATCGGAGTTATTTTATTATCCATTAGCCGCAGCGCTATTAATCAGTGTGTTGCAGATGCTATTACGTCTACCTTTTATTTCATCACGTTTGATTTTTAACAAACGGGGAGCATTATGA
- a CDS encoding AAA family ATPase, with product MPLSRFHALREYLNKVILGQPTLTENLLIALIADGHLLVEGPPGLAKTRAVKALSDGVEGDFHRIQFTPDLLPADLTGTDIYRAQTATFEFEAGPIFHNLILADEINRAPAKVQSALLEAMAEGQVTVGKHSYQLPKLFLVMATQNPLENEGTYPLPEAQLDRFLMHLNLDYPSAETEFEIMRLSRNEAKAHDLPKVSPIAQVEVFAARAEALEIYLAEPLEQYIVNIVMATRQPEQYSDTLASWLEYGVSPRATISIERCARARAWLMERDYVSPEDIQAVVPNVLRHRLLLSYQAQAEGVNADQVINYILSQVAVP from the coding sequence ATGCCGTTAAGTCGATTTCATGCATTACGTGAATACCTAAACAAAGTCATTTTAGGTCAGCCCACTCTCACCGAAAACTTATTGATTGCATTAATAGCCGATGGTCATTTATTGGTTGAAGGCCCGCCAGGTTTAGCTAAGACTCGTGCGGTTAAAGCGCTAAGCGATGGCGTCGAAGGCGATTTCCATCGAATTCAGTTTACGCCCGATCTTCTACCTGCTGATTTAACGGGTACCGATATTTATCGCGCCCAGACCGCCACCTTCGAATTTGAAGCGGGTCCAATTTTCCATAACTTGATCTTGGCAGATGAGATCAACCGAGCACCGGCTAAAGTTCAGTCAGCCTTGCTCGAAGCGATGGCGGAAGGTCAAGTCACCGTAGGTAAGCATAGTTATCAATTACCTAAGCTGTTTTTAGTTATGGCAACCCAAAACCCGTTAGAAAACGAAGGGACTTATCCGCTACCTGAAGCGCAACTAGACCGTTTCTTAATGCATCTCAACTTGGATTACCCTAGTGCTGAAACTGAATTTGAGATCATGAGGCTCTCTCGCAATGAAGCCAAAGCACATGATCTGCCAAAAGTATCACCTATCGCTCAAGTAGAAGTGTTTGCAGCACGCGCCGAAGCGTTGGAGATCTACTTAGCAGAGCCGCTAGAACAATATATAGTCAACATCGTCATGGCGACGCGTCAACCTGAGCAATACAGCGATACCTTAGCCAGCTGGCTTGAGTATGGCGTTAGCCCTCGCGCCACCATCTCTATCGAACGATGCGCTCGAGCGCGGGCATGGTTAATGGAGCGAGACTACGTATCGCCAGAAGATATTCAAGCTGTGGTGCCTAACGTACTGCGTCATCGCCTGTTGCTCAGTTACCAAGCACAAGCTGAAGGCGTGAATGCCGACCAAGTGATCAACTATATTCTTAGCCAAGTTGCGGTGCCTTAA
- a CDS encoding DUF58 domain-containing protein encodes MLSSELPLFADGVSLNQKELLACQNIARALPQRHTKARAALAGHRASTIKGRGMEFAEVRHYQSGDDVRTIDWRVTARTGKAHTKLFVEERERPVLLLLDLSHSLYFGSSLMLQAVQAAHLGSTLGWNAVANGDRLGALIASEQQHIELKPRSRQTAMLALISAIQTVHQQQLDGINQQQHEPDHLFRACQRLRRIAKPGSLIWIISDGSHFTPKCLAPLSELKRHCDIGAFLISDPLRQGELPLPAQFQLPVKDGNNELILNRNSYDRWLVSQQTQQQDFINMMSQLNAQPRVISAAMPLNQQIGALR; translated from the coding sequence ATGTTAAGTAGTGAGTTACCACTCTTTGCCGATGGCGTATCACTCAATCAAAAAGAGTTACTCGCCTGTCAGAATATCGCCAGAGCACTACCACAACGACACACCAAAGCGCGTGCGGCACTAGCAGGTCATAGAGCCAGCACGATAAAGGGGCGTGGTATGGAGTTTGCGGAAGTCCGTCATTACCAGAGTGGTGATGATGTGCGCACCATTGATTGGCGCGTCACGGCACGAACCGGGAAAGCCCATACCAAACTTTTCGTTGAAGAGCGTGAGCGTCCGGTGCTGCTGTTGCTCGATTTAAGCCACAGCCTCTACTTTGGCTCAAGTTTGATGCTCCAAGCAGTACAAGCGGCGCATCTTGGCAGCACATTAGGGTGGAACGCGGTAGCAAATGGTGATCGATTAGGCGCCCTAATTGCTAGTGAGCAACAGCATATCGAGTTAAAACCTCGTAGCCGCCAAACCGCGATGTTGGCATTGATCTCGGCAATCCAGACTGTGCATCAACAACAGCTTGATGGTATCAATCAGCAACAACATGAGCCCGACCATCTATTTCGCGCATGCCAGCGCCTGCGCCGCATCGCAAAGCCGGGTTCGTTAATCTGGATCATCAGCGACGGCAGCCACTTCACGCCTAAATGTCTTGCACCATTAAGTGAATTGAAACGCCATTGTGATATTGGTGCATTCCTCATATCAGACCCATTAAGGCAAGGAGAGTTACCTCTGCCAGCACAATTTCAGCTACCAGTGAAAGATGGTAATAACGAGCTTATTTTGAATCGCAATAGTTATGATCGCTGGCTGGTAAGCCAACAAACCCAGCAACAAGACTTTATCAATATGATGAGCCAACTGAACGCCCAACCACGGGTAATAAGCGCCGCGATGCCACTAAACCAACAGATTGGAGCCTTAAGATAG
- a CDS encoding DUF4381 domain-containing protein, with protein MQTANNPALAAMKDIQPPEPIGAWPLAYGYWLLMAVIIVTIIACAFWLIKRHRHSAAKREAIAQLDRLDIHHKQLAIEVNALLKRSAMSYTPRENIASLDGDNWYAWLRQQDHKMDETLPKLLAKRYQAQALTTAEAKQLKIAAKQWLNNALPLEQNGTGKEVLCSQ; from the coding sequence ATGCAAACGGCGAACAATCCCGCTTTAGCTGCGATGAAAGATATCCAACCACCAGAGCCCATCGGAGCATGGCCATTGGCATATGGTTACTGGCTGTTAATGGCTGTGATAATAGTGACGATAATCGCCTGCGCTTTTTGGCTAATAAAACGTCATCGACACAGCGCAGCTAAACGCGAAGCAATAGCTCAGTTAGATAGGTTAGATATACACCACAAGCAGCTGGCTATCGAAGTCAATGCCTTGCTTAAGCGAAGCGCGATGAGTTATACGCCAAGAGAAAACATCGCCTCACTCGATGGAGATAACTGGTACGCTTGGTTAAGGCAACAAGACCACAAGATGGACGAGACTCTCCCTAAATTGCTGGCTAAACGCTATCAAGCACAAGCGCTTACTACCGCGGAAGCCAAACAACTCAAAATTGCAGCGAAGCAGTGGCTTAATAACGCCCTACCGCTAGAACAAAATGGCACTGGTAAGGAGGTATTATGTTCACAATAG